Within bacterium BMS3Abin14, the genomic segment GGTCGAGGTGGAAAAGGCCTTGATAAAAGGCCGTCACGCCCGCAGGGGCGACACCGTCGTTATCACCGCCAGCCTTCCCATGGCCCAATGGGGAAAGACGAAATTCCTGAAGGTACACAAGATCCAGTAATCATTCCGTAATCAGAGATCACGGAACGGGCAACCTACGGACGGGCAGGACCTTCCGTTTTCGTCACGCCGATAGCATGATTTTGACGTGACAAGCCGCTTTCGCTAACGGCTTTCGACCAGCATATCTTGCGACCAGCATATACAGAGATCGGATAGGCAAAATGGATCTCTTCACCGACATAATGAATTCCGAGGCCAAGTTTATCCGCACCGACGTCATTCCTGAATATCTCTCTTATCTTCTCGTTATCCCCGGGATTGGGAAAGGAAGCCTTCAGCTGTTTTTCCAGCTCCATTTCCACTCTGTAGCTCCCACGTTGTAAATCAACAAGTCCTGACACATTCAACATCTTCTCAAAGTGGCCAAACGTCAGGGCGCTTGTATGGGATGGGTCCCTGAGTTTTTCCACCCGGTTATATGCATCCACCTTTTCATCGGGTAAAACAGGATCCGCTACAAGTACTTTACCACCGGGCATGCATACCCTGATCATCTCGGTGAGGACAGCCTCCGGATCCATGAAATGATGGAAACTGTATCGGGTCATAACGATGGAAAAGCAGTTATCACCATAGGACAGCGGGAGAACATCACCTATGTCCCAGATCACGTTGGAAAGCTGTTTCTCCTTTTGTAGCTGTTTGGCCTTTTGGATCATGGC encodes:
- the ycgJ_2 gene encoding putative methyltransferase YcgJ; the encoded protein is MSKTEDRDHRATILDQFSRQAVPFAELPGHMDEMQMLLELASVSNTSTVLDVACGPGLVACEFAMKAKHVTGIDITPAMIQKAKQLQKEKQLSNVIWDIGDVLPLSYGDNCFSIVMTRYSFHHFMDPEAVLTEMIRVCMPGGKVLVADPVLPDEKVDAYNRVEKLRDPSHTSALTFGHFEKMLNVSGLVDLQRGSYRVEMELEKQLKASFPNPGDNEKIREIFRNDVGADKLGLGIHYVGEEIHFAYPISVYAGRKICWSKAVSESGLSRQNHAIGVTKTEGPARP